The Methanopyrus kandleri AV19 DNA segment AGTGGACATGCCGAACACGCGTCCGGCTCCCACTACACCTGAAACGTACTACGAAAAGGAGGAACTGGCGCGGGAGAACGCCGAGATCGAGGTCATCGTGGCCGGAGGCGTGAGGGATTCTCAGTGCACCAAGGAACTCGTCGAAGCCGGAGCGTACGTGCTCGGGGAAGTGTTCCTAGCGACGTCCACCGACGCGCCCGCGGTGCCGTGGAGCACGCTTCCGGAAATCTTCAGGGAACTATCCCCTGATGGTCCTCTAACGATATTCCATCCCGAGCTCGACGAACTGGTGGCCGAGAGGCCGGCCCGAAACCTCTACGAGCACCTAAAAAATAGGCCGCCGGAGGCTGAAACAACCGCCGTAGGGCTCCTGGCCGGGCTCAAGGTAAGATACCCAAGCCGTATCCATTTGTCTCACGTCACGCTGCCCGAGTCGGTGAAGATCGCCAAAGGAGCGGACATTACCGTGGACGTGACTCCCCACCACCTCTTCTTCGACGTGCTGCGAGTGGACCCGGAGGACCCTGTGTTTAAAGTGAACCCTCCACTGCGAGGTCGTCATCACAGACTCGGACTCCTGCGCGCTGTGAGGAGAGGGGACGTGGACGTACTCGCCTCCGATCATGCCCCGCACATCCTCGAGGACGAGTTCGAGGACGTCCCATCAGGAGTCACTGGAGGGGAGATCATCCTACCGGCGGCCCTCACGTTACACAGGCGATTCGGTTTGTCACTGAGGGACGCTGTGGCCATGATCACGTGCCGACCGGCGAAGCTCCTAGGCCGCGACGATCTAGGTGAGGTAGCGGTGGGGAAACGTGCCAGAATAACGGTCGTTCGAATGCGGGAGTTCGTCGTCCGGGCCGAGGAGTTCGGAGAGGAAGATCGGAAATTCCCCTACGACGGTATGCGGATGTTCGGAGAGCCCGTCAAGTTGATCGACGGGACCAAGGTGTACGACCTCAAGGAATCTCGGCGGGAGGGGAAGCCGGTCATACTGGAGGGTGAGTGAGTTGCCCACGGGTGCCAGGGTACTCGTCGAGTGCTTGAAAGAAGAGGGCGTCGAGCACATTTTCGGGTACCCGGGAGGTGCCGTCCTACCGATTTATGACGAGATCTACGACGAGGTTTCGATCGAACACATCCTCGTACGACACGAGCAGGGAGCTGCCCACGCCGCCGACGGGTACGCGAGGGTGAAAGGGAAACCCGGAGTCTGCATGGCGACATCGGGACCCGGAGCGACGAACCTAGTCACGGGTATCGCCACGGCTTACATGGACTCGTCCCCGGTAATAGCCATCACCGGACAGGTCCCCACCACCATGATCGGGAAGGACGCGTTCCAGGAGGTCGACGCCGTCGGCGTGTTCATGCCCATCACTAAGCATAACTACCAGATAGGGAAACCCGAGGAGATACCGGAAGTCGTGAAGGAGGCGTTCAAGATAGCTATCACCGGTCGGCCGGGGCCTGTTCACATCGACGTGCCCAAAGACGTGCAGGAAGCGGAAGTGGATGTCGAGATACCCAAAACCGTCGAGGTCGAGGGCTTGAACGTGGTCAAGCGCGGTCATCCGGTACAGATCAAACGGGCCGCGGAGTTACTCGCCGAGGCGGAGCGACCCGTCATCTTAGCAGGCGGTGGGTGTGTAATCTCCAACGCTACTCGGGAGCTGATCGAGCTCGCGGAACTGCTCGGTGCTCCGGTAGCTACGACCCTCATGGGGAAGGGAGCGTTTCCCGAGGATCATCCACTAGCACTGGGTATGGCCGGTATGCACGGCACTAAGGCCGCGAACTACGCGCTGACGGAGTGCGACGTGCTACTCGCTGTAGGGTGCAGGTTCTCGGACAGGACTACGGGGGATCCCTCCGGATTCGCTCCCGAAGCGAAGATCATCCATATTGACATAGACCCCGCCGAGATCGGCAAGAACATCCCAGTCGACGTGCCCATAGTTGGTGATGCGAAGCTCGTCCTCAGGGACCTGATTAAGGAGTTGAAGCGGCGTAAGTACCTGAGGGAACGTAAGCGCTGGGGAGAGAGGATCGAGGAACTGAAGGCTGAAGTAGAGATGCCTCCGGAATCCACGGAGTCCGACCAACGGATCAGCCCGCGTGAGCTCGTACGTGTGTTACACGAAGCCCTGAAAGATCGGGATTACATTCTCACTACGGACGTAGGTCAGAACCAGATGTGGATGGCCCGATACTTCCCGGTGGAAGAACCGCGCAGGTTCATCTCCTCCGGTGGTTTAGGAACCATGGGATTCGGTCTTCCGGCCGCGCTCGGCGCTAAGGTAGCCGCACCGGAGAAAACCGTGGTCGCCGTGGTAGGAGACGGTGGGTTCTTGATGACCGCGCAAGAGTTAGCCACCGCCGTGGACAACGACATCGAGGTGAAGGTCTTCGTCATGGATAATAGACTCTTAGGGATGGTAGCGCAGTGGCAGAGGCTGTTCTACGACGAAAGATTGTCGGAATCGAAACTCGATGAGAAAACCGACATAGTGAAACTGACGGAGTCGTACGGAGCAGCCGGAATTACCGTGGAGGAGCCGAGCGAGCTGGAGTCCGCGGTAGAGGAAGCCTTCGAGACTCCGGGTACGGTGGTGGTGGATGTGTTCGTAGATCCGGAAGAAATCATCCCGATGGTGCCGCCGGGAGGCGAGTTGCGCGACATCCTTGGTGAAAAATGAGGCGGAAGTGAAAAAAGGATGGAGGGGGCCTACCCCTCGGCCCCGACCTCTACCACACGCGGCACCAACATCGCTGTGCACATTTCAGGCATTTCGAGAGTGGCCTGGTCGTCCTCCCAGCGTTCCAACTCCACTCGATCACTTCCGGATAGAGCGTGGAGGACGCGTCCGAAGTTCATCGGGGCCTCCCCTACTCGTTTTACCCCCAAATGTACGAGGTCGTTAAAATAGAAGGCGTGTCATGACAAGGGTATGGAGTTCCTAAAGCGCGATCCGTGTTCACGAAATGGGCACAACATTGTTCGATCCACTTCGAAAAAGTTAAAAGGTACGTAGCGAACGGTGATCAAGGGCGCTCGAACATGGACTTCGAGGAGTACCTCGAGAAGTGGTTCAAGGGCGAGACCACCGAGGTAGGCATCTACATGGCGATGGCCATCGTCGCTAGAGAGCAGGGCTACCCCGAAGTATGTGACCTGCTGGAGCAAATCGCTATGGACGAAGCCCGACACGCGGCCGCCGCGGCGCTGATCGCGGGGAAGGTCGAGAACAGTCTGGAGGGCCTGATCGAGAAGATGGAAGAAATGATTGAAGGTGAGAAAAACGCCTACGAAACCAGGATGGACGAAGCCGACCACCACTCCGACGAGCTGGACGACGAGATCATCACCCTGCTGAAGGCTACCGCATACGACGAAAAGCACCACAGGAAGATGCTCAAAGCGGCCCTCGAAAAGCTGAAGGAGTAACTTCCAAGCGCCCCCTTCGACGCCCTCGCTCAATCGTCATGACATCCGAAACGATGGGGTGGGCCTTTGAGGTACGTCGACGCACATGTGCACCTCGACGTTAGGAGTTACGAAGACCTCGAGAGAATGGCCTTATCTGGAGTCCGAACCGTCGTCACGTGCGCTCACGATCCTTACCCCGACATGACGGCCGAGGTGTACTCCGCCCTCTTCAGAAGGCTCCTCGGGGTGGAAACGTGGAGGGGCGAAAAGGCCGGGCTCACGGTTAAGGTGGCCGTGGGAGTACATCCCGGAGGCGTACCGGATAACATGAGCGACGTGCTACGGGAAGTCGAGGAACTCCTGAGTCATGAGGACGTCGTCGCGATCGGAGAGACCGGCCTCAACGAAAATCCGGATGATAGAGAAATCCAAGTCCTGGAGGCTCAGCTGAAGTTAGCCCGAGAGCACGAGGTACCCATCATTGTCCACACGCCGAGCAGGAACAAGGTCGAGATCACCGAGAAGGTGTTGGAGATCCT contains these protein-coding regions:
- a CDS encoding amidohydrolase family protein translates to MLLKGKILIGGRVREREVLAEDGWIVKIGKRLNEEADLTLELGKRELAVPAPIDLHVHCRDPHPDYPFGFKTETRRFLLGGVATVVDMPNTRPAPTTPETYYEKEELARENAEIEVIVAGGVRDSQCTKELVEAGAYVLGEVFLATSTDAPAVPWSTLPEIFRELSPDGPLTIFHPELDELVAERPARNLYEHLKNRPPEAETTAVGLLAGLKVRYPSRIHLSHVTLPESVKIAKGADITVDVTPHHLFFDVLRVDPEDPVFKVNPPLRGRHHRLGLLRAVRRGDVDVLASDHAPHILEDEFEDVPSGVTGGEIILPAALTLHRRFGLSLRDAVAMITCRPAKLLGRDDLGEVAVGKRARITVVRMREFVVRAEEFGEEDRKFPYDGMRMFGEPVKLIDGTKVYDLKESRREGKPVILEGE
- a CDS encoding acetolactate synthase large subunit — its product is MSELPTGARVLVECLKEEGVEHIFGYPGGAVLPIYDEIYDEVSIEHILVRHEQGAAHAADGYARVKGKPGVCMATSGPGATNLVTGIATAYMDSSPVIAITGQVPTTMIGKDAFQEVDAVGVFMPITKHNYQIGKPEEIPEVVKEAFKIAITGRPGPVHIDVPKDVQEAEVDVEIPKTVEVEGLNVVKRGHPVQIKRAAELLAEAERPVILAGGGCVISNATRELIELAELLGAPVATTLMGKGAFPEDHPLALGMAGMHGTKAANYALTECDVLLAVGCRFSDRTTGDPSGFAPEAKIIHIDIDPAEIGKNIPVDVPIVGDAKLVLRDLIKELKRRKYLRERKRWGERIEELKAEVEMPPESTESDQRISPRELVRVLHEALKDRDYILTTDVGQNQMWMARYFPVEEPRRFISSGGLGTMGFGLPAALGAKVAAPEKTVVAVVGDGGFLMTAQELATAVDNDIEVKVFVMDNRLLGMVAQWQRLFYDERLSESKLDEKTDIVKLTESYGAAGITVEEPSELESAVEEAFETPGTVVVDVFVDPEEIIPMVPPGGELRDILGEK
- a CDS encoding ferritin-like domain-containing protein — its product is MDFEEYLEKWFKGETTEVGIYMAMAIVAREQGYPEVCDLLEQIAMDEARHAAAAALIAGKVENSLEGLIEKMEEMIEGEKNAYETRMDEADHHSDELDDEIITLLKATAYDEKHHRKMLKAALEKLKE
- a CDS encoding TatD family hydrolase, giving the protein MRYVDAHVHLDVRSYEDLERMALSGVRTVVTCAHDPYPDMTAEVYSALFRRLLGVETWRGEKAGLTVKVAVGVHPGGVPDNMSDVLREVEELLSHEDVVAIGETGLNENPDDREIQVLEAQLKLAREHEVPIIVHTPSRNKVEITEKVLEILNSSGIDPSLVLVDHASAETVSLIGEEGYAVGLTLRPGELDVWEACDIVEEYADEMTLIASSDLGSLAADPLALPKLALELERRNVEKSIIRDVVARNAERFYGL